The Pyrenophora tritici-repentis strain M4 chromosome 10, whole genome shotgun sequence genome contains a region encoding:
- a CDS encoding rve multi-domain protein: MAPSTAMDAIPKLQADGSNAYHWEAALKLYANIHSIGGLLDGSYMVTYPETPHYQTEPTTTSSAFNTPQLLLDAQQRVRAHNKEVTTQYDKDYELYRIYNSRESSLTLAILNTVPRSVWDNVMNLPTVRQKYEAITARYREQGVTEECTIWADFFKLRAQDCPSTANFTDKFKAGLAKLDVIADCKLSNKARVYQFILAINNAYPDYGRDRRADLRRNVTLNVDRMCSELIDEARRDDPIKTINTSIRASGGDNNRSQPLGDNNDANRSATRGRGNRGNGRAQRGRGRGSEGATQRPTNTSPYCKHCDCNHTGGGDNCWYTFPHLATEAWRQRQAQQQGKQQPTSTNAAAINAEGFAFTTVHLSEKVQSLTKETSNFKQRFIIDTGSSDHICNDRSKFQILHDTAPATINTGAGPITAKQVGTIQITVVTSEGVLNKVSFTNVLYAPDMFVSVLSHSKLRAKNLYYHGWDSKLYLMPSQQEIAFTPEIDKIPTLLLANTELEAARAFAFATAATTNPTGVLAPYREITLQELHELFGHADPKALKLLVANTTGLRLTTTQAFSCEACMLSKSKKQISRRSPARSTTFLHRIHIDIVGPVTPEGVNGERYWILYTDDYSRYRWIDFTDCKAAITSKLIQHLDKMETQHHVRVSIVHMDNDNMFLNQTTGRYFKDKGIISEPSTAYTPHQNGVAEASNYVVEVRARTMILAAPHISKSYWPYAAQYSIDVLNHSVSSAVLDSKTPRQLLFEHMKVANPVPNLCSFRTFGEAGYVHQPVQRRVQSAKFEPRSVKMYFVGREGSRIYLMWDPVTQSIHRTSSVAWPKHDVKAVVQEDTATTKPDQCFYIQDPPPALDPSSFPHHEVSLPEQGSGYVFDGLEAEAQSSFDFDADIDNYNSLNEVANARATPQRRDTSQNAPRHDEISASFDARNILDGRRRITRPPNRYAAVSRCFATAITEATTTDLPPEPATRKAARLHPYSKQWIAAEDEELVSLDQNGTWETTTTIPPDVYALPTKWVYKYKVKDDGQLERFKARLVVCGNRQETDFWRETYAAVARATTLKVLLALVATEDLECEQADVVTAFLNGKLDKDEVVYVRLPDGRKAKLIKALYGLRRSPRLWYNELSSYLKGIGLDPLESDPCVFKHLDGSLILAYVDDIIFITATKQRMKEIKEAVYKKYKCRDLGPISHYLGLRIRRSRPSRLIEISMESYVDKLVEEYSRQHALPRYTPLDTSVLKLKLRSPTDLATQQQIQNYQKVIGKLLYPATQLRADISFHVAYLARAMSNPTQQHYEYAIQIIDYLKTFKSLVMSYRATSPHARMPITMYATSYDDNKNNTNPTLHLHGYSDASFADGEDRKSTSGYLFKLAGGTICHKSVKQKLVTTSTTEAEYVALTYAAKEATWLYRLLHQLGYNGTDTHPILIYGDNAPSIQLLHSEGHHERTKHVDIYYHYIKDQVRDGNLYVEHVRTHEMAADGLTKPLERQAHSRYLQQLGLTTPTIETKDYNKGG; encoded by the coding sequence ATGGCGCCATCCACAGCGATGGACGCGATCCCAAAGCTACAAGCAGATGGTAGCAACGCTTACCACTGGGAAGCAGCATTGAAGCTGTACGCAAATATTCACTCTATCGGAGGTCTACTCGACGGCAGCTACATGGTCACATACCCAGAAACACCTCACTATCAAACTGAACCGACAACTACGTCATCGGCATTCAACACGCCACAACTTCTGCTTGACGCTCAGCAACGCGTACGAGCCCACAACAAAGAAGTTACTACACAGTACGACAAAGACTATGAGCTCTATCGTATTTACAACTCCCGAGAATCGTCTCTCACCTTGGCTATACTCAATACAGTACCAAGATCAGTATGGGACAACGTCATGAACCTGCCCACAGTGAGGCAGAAGTACGAAGCTATTACAGCTCGTTATCGTGAACAAGGCGTCACTGAAGAGTGTACTATCTGGGCAGATTTTTTCAAGCTGAGAGCTCAAGACTGCCCCTCTACAGCCAACTTCACCGACAAGTTTAAAGCAGGACTTGCAAAGCTTGACGTCATCGCAGACTGTAAGCTATCTAACAAAGCTCGAGTGTATCAGTTCATTCTTGCTATCAACAACGCCTACCCGGACTACGGACGCGATCGCCGCGCTGATCTGCGCCGCAACGTTACTCTGAACGTCGATCGCATGTGCAGCGAGCTCATTGACGAGGCCCGCCGCGACGACCCAATCAAGACCATTAACACGTCTATCCGAGCTTCTGGGGGTGACAACAACCGCAGTCAGCCTCTTGGTGATAACAACGACGCCAACAGAAGCGCCACCCGTGGCCGCGGCAATCGAGGCAATGGGCGAGCCCAGCGCGGACGAGGTAGAGGTTCTGAGGGTGCGACTCAGAGACCTACAAATACCTCCCCATACTGCAAGCACTGCGACTGCAACCATACTGGAGGAGGTGATAACTGCTGGTACACCTTTCCTCACCTCGCCACTGAAGCCTGGCGTCAGCGCCAAGCTCAACAACAAGGCAAACAACAGCCTACTAGCACCAACGCCGCAGCTATTAATGCTGAAGGCTTTGCCTTTACAACGGTTCATTTGTCAGAGAAGGTACAGAGTCTCACCAAGGAGACCTCTAACTTCAAACAACGATTCATTATCGATACTGGAAGCAGCGATCACATCTGCAATGATCGCAGCAAGTTCCAAATTCTACACGACACTGCTCCTGCTACAATTAATACTGGAGCCGGACCTATTACTGCTAAGCAGGTAGGTACCATTCAGATCACTGTCGTCACGTCAGAAGGTGTACTCAACAAGGTCTCCTTCACTAACGTGCTATACGCTCCGGACATGTTTGTATCAGTCCTCTCCCACTCTAAACTACGAGCGAAAAATCTCTATTACCACGGCTGGGACAGCAAGCTGTACCTCATGCCATCACAACAAGAGATCGCCTTCACACCTGAGATCGACAAGATCCCTACGCTCCTCCTCGCCAACACAGAGCTTGAGGCAGCTCGCGCGTTTGCCTTTGCAACCGCCGCAACCACCAACCCAACAGGTGTACTCGCTCCCTATCGCGAGATTACTCTCCAAGAGCTCCATGAGCTGTTTGGCCATGCCGACCCCAAAGCTCTTAAGCTTCTTGTCGCCAACACCACCGGCCTACGTCTCACTACAACACAGGCATTCTCATGCGAGGCCTGCATGTTATCCAAATCGAAGAAGCAGATCTCACGACGGTCTCCAGCCCGCTCAACCACGTTCCTCCATCGTATTCATATCGATATCGTTGGACCAGTGACGCCCGAAGGTGTCAACGGTGAGCGCTACTGGATACTGTACACCGACGACTACTCACGATACCGCTGGATTGATTTCACAGACTGCAAAGCAGCAATCACATCTAAGCTTATACAACACCTGGACAAGATggaaactcaacaccacgTTCGAGTGTCGATCGTTCACATGGACAACGACAACATGTTCCTCAACCAGACGACTGGGCGTTACTTCAAGGACAAAGGCATCATCTCCGAGCCTTCCACCGCCTATACACCCCACCAGAATGGAGTCGCTGAAGCCAGCAACTACGTAGTGGAGGTCCGAGCACGCACAATGATTTTGGCGGCGCCTCACATATCTAAGTCATACTGGCCATACGCAGCCCAGTACTCTATCGACGTCCTTAACCATAGCGTCAGCTCTGCTGTACTAGACAGTAAGACACCAAGACAGCTGCTATTTGAGCACATGAAGGTTGCAAACCCTGTGCCTAACCTATGCTCCTTCCGCACCTTCGGAGAAGCTGGGTACGTCCATCAACCAGTACAGCGACGAGTTCAGAGCGCCAAGTTCGAACCACGATCGGTCAAGATGTACTTCGTCGGTCGAGAAGGATCACGGATCTACCTTATGTGGGATCCAGTCACACAGTCCATACACCGTACGAGCAGTGTTGCTTGGCCTAAACACGACGTCAAAGCTGTAGTCCAAGAAGACACAGCTACAACCAAACCGGATCAATGCTTCTATATCCAAGATCCACCGCCAGCACTAGATCCCTCTTCATTTCCACACCATGAAGTCTCTCTCCCGGAGCAAGGTAGTGGTTATGTATTTGACGGACTAGAGGCTGAAGCGCAGTCTAGCTTTGACTTTGACGCGGACATTGACAACTATAACAGTCTTAACGAGGTTGCTAATGCTCGAGCAACACCTCAGCGTCGGGATACATCCCAAAACGCTCCACGTCACGACGAGATCAGTGCATCATTTGATGCCCGTAACATACTCGATGGACGTCGTCGCATCACTCGACCGCCCAACCGATACGCGGCAGTCTCTCGTTGCTTTGCTACGGCAATTACAGaggcaacaacaacagactTACCGCCTGAGCCTGCCACACGCAAGGCAGCACGCCTTCATCCATACAGCAAGCAATGGATCGCTGCTGAAGATGAAGAGCTCGTATCACTCGACCAGAATGGCACATGGGAGACCACAACCACGATCCCTCCCGACGTATACGCCCTGCCTACTAAGTGGGTATACAAATACAAAGTCAAGGACGATGGACAACTCGAGCGCTTCAAGGCTCGACTGGTTGTCTGTGGCAATAGGCAGGAGACCGACTTCTGGCGCGAAACCTACGCTGCAGTAGCTCGCGCAACTACACTGAAAGTCCTTCTCGCCCTTGTCGCAACCGAAGACTTAGAATGCGAGCAAGCAGACGTTGTTACCGCCTTTCTCAACGGTAAACTAGACAAAGACGAAGTAGTCTATGTCCGCCTGCCAGACGGACGCAAAGCCAAGCTTATCAAAGCTTTGTACGGCCTGCGCCGCTCACCACGCCTCTGGTACAAtgagctatcgagctatctcAAGGGTATCGGCTTAGATCCTTTAGAGTCAGATCCATGTGTCTTCAAACACCTAGACGGCAGTCTTATCCTTGCGTATGTTGATGATATCATCTTCATCACAGCTACGAAGCAACGCATGAAGGAGATCAAAGAGGCTGTATACAAGAAGTACAAGTGTCGAGATCTAGGACCAATCTCTCACTACCTAGGTCTCCGGATCCGACGCTCACGACCATCCCGACTCATCGAGATCTCAATGGAGTCATATGTCGACAAGCTTGTAGAGGAGTATAGTCGTCAACACGCGCTCCCTCGCTACACGCCGCTTGATACCTCAGTACTCAAGTTGAAGCTGCGATCTCCAACTGATCTTGCAACTCAACAACAAATTCAGAACTACCAAAAGGTTATTGGCAAGCTGCTGTATCCAGCAACCCAACTGCGAGCCGATATATCCTTCCACGTCGCCTATCTCGCCCGCGCTATGAGCAATCCAACTCAACAACACTACGAGTACGCAATCCAGATCATCGACTATCTCAAGACCTTCAAATCTCTTGTAATGAGCTATCGAGCTACATCTCCACACGCACGCATGCCTATCACCATGTATGCGACATCATACGATgacaacaagaacaacacTAATCCTACGCTACACCTACATGGCTACAGCGACGCCTCATTTGCTGACGGCGAGGACCGCAAATCAACCTCCGGATACTTGTTCAAACTTGCTGGAGGTACTATCTGTCACAAGTCAGTCAAGCAAAAGCTAGTTACAACCTCAACAACTGAAGCTGAGTACGTTGCTCTTACCTACGCCGCTAAGGAGGCTACCTGGCTGTACCGTCTGCTACACCAGCTCGGTTACAACGGTACAGATACCCATCCTATCCTTATCTACGGAGACAACGCTCCATCTATACAGCTACTACACTCAGAGGGTCATCACGAGCGTACAAAGCACGTCGATATCTACTACCATTACATCAAGGATCAAGTCCGCGACGGCAACCTCTACGTAGAGCATGTACGAACTCATGAGATGGCTGCTGACGGCCTCACGAAACCTCTTGAACGACAAGCCCACAGCAGGTATCTACAACAGCTAGGCCTTACGACTCCAACTATCGAAACAAAGGACTACAACAAAGGTGGATAG